The following are from one region of the Mycolicibacterium diernhoferi genome:
- a CDS encoding TetR/AcrR family transcriptional regulator, whose amino-acid sequence MSPIPEARNIVAGALSTPPIDGDSSDFAILEATIRCLTRYGMDRMTVEDVARAAGVGRATVFRRFESKDDLIRQAFALELQRLVAEFGSKGAAFDDPFERLVELTVDMVRVIRTHPVAQRLVEDDNALPLQRDPRISAFQLAAVQRLLSQTAEELGVEVDTTVMAELLLRFFASMWMTPDIGAGADDEATTRQMVQILLAPLAARR is encoded by the coding sequence ATGAGTCCCATTCCGGAAGCCCGAAATATCGTGGCCGGTGCCTTGTCGACACCGCCGATCGACGGGGACTCCTCCGACTTCGCGATTCTGGAAGCGACCATTCGCTGCCTGACCCGCTACGGCATGGACCGGATGACGGTCGAGGACGTCGCCCGGGCCGCCGGCGTCGGGCGCGCCACGGTGTTCCGGCGCTTCGAATCCAAGGACGATCTGATCCGGCAGGCATTCGCACTGGAACTGCAGCGCCTGGTCGCCGAGTTCGGCAGCAAGGGTGCGGCATTCGACGACCCCTTCGAACGGCTCGTCGAACTCACGGTCGACATGGTGCGGGTCATCCGCACCCACCCGGTGGCCCAGCGCCTCGTCGAGGACGACAACGCCCTACCGCTGCAACGGGATCCGCGGATCTCCGCGTTCCAGCTCGCGGCGGTGCAACGACTGCTGTCCCAGACCGCCGAGGAACTCGGCGTCGAGGTCGACACCACGGTGATGGCCGAACTGCTGCTGCGGTTCTTCGCCAGCATGTGGATGACCCCGGATATCGGCGCCGGCGCCGATGACGAGGCGACCACCCGCCAGATGGTGCAGATCCTGCTGGCCCCGTTGGCCGCCCGGCGCTAA
- a CDS encoding amidohydrolase family protein — protein MPLQDHHQIVSVDDHLIEHPRVWQDRLPAKFRENGPQIVELDGKHLWKYDGEIFPTIGLNAVAGKPPQEWGMDPVRYEDMIPGCYDPVARIADMDLDGVQAALCFPSFPGFGGSTFFRGKDRELALQCVKAWNDFYIDEWCATAPDRYIPMAILPVWDIEATVAEAERVAAKGARTVSFPDSPVPMGLPSFHSDHWDGLWRVCSETKMPLSLHFGSGSYVPGFSFSSMAASVAPTIPDAPFAVAITLFSTNLMWTTVDLLFSGKLQKFPDLQVSLAEGGIGWVPYILERSDYVWERHRYYQPIDFDARPSDLFRQHFYGCFIDDEHGLANRHTVGVDRITLEIDFPHSDSNWPNSRKRATEVLAEVPDDECALIVEDNARRMLNFPRTA, from the coding sequence ATGCCGTTGCAGGACCACCACCAGATCGTCTCGGTCGACGACCACCTGATCGAGCACCCCCGGGTCTGGCAGGACCGGCTGCCGGCCAAGTTCCGTGAGAACGGGCCCCAGATCGTCGAACTCGACGGCAAACACCTATGGAAGTACGACGGTGAGATCTTCCCGACCATCGGCCTGAACGCGGTGGCCGGTAAGCCACCGCAGGAGTGGGGCATGGACCCGGTGCGCTACGAGGACATGATCCCGGGCTGTTACGACCCGGTCGCCCGGATCGCCGATATGGATCTCGACGGGGTGCAGGCCGCGCTGTGCTTCCCGTCCTTTCCGGGCTTCGGTGGCAGCACCTTCTTCCGCGGTAAGGACAGGGAACTCGCCCTGCAATGTGTGAAGGCCTGGAACGACTTCTACATCGACGAGTGGTGCGCCACCGCGCCGGACCGCTACATCCCGATGGCCATCCTGCCGGTGTGGGACATCGAGGCCACCGTCGCCGAGGCCGAGCGGGTCGCGGCCAAGGGCGCGCGCACGGTGTCGTTCCCGGACAGTCCGGTGCCGATGGGGCTGCCGTCGTTTCACTCCGACCACTGGGACGGGCTGTGGCGGGTGTGCAGCGAGACCAAGATGCCGCTGTCGCTGCACTTCGGTTCGGGCTCCTATGTGCCCGGGTTCTCCTTCTCCTCGATGGCCGCGTCCGTGGCGCCGACCATCCCGGACGCCCCGTTCGCGGTGGCCATCACGCTGTTCTCGACGAACCTGATGTGGACGACGGTGGACCTGCTGTTCTCCGGCAAGCTGCAGAAGTTCCCCGACCTCCAGGTCTCGTTGGCCGAGGGCGGCATCGGCTGGGTGCCCTACATCCTGGAGCGGTCGGACTACGTGTGGGAGCGGCATCGCTACTACCAGCCCATCGACTTCGACGCGCGGCCCTCGGACCTGTTCCGGCAGCACTTCTACGGGTGCTTCATCGACGACGAGCACGGCCTGGCCAACCGGCACACCGTCGGCGTCGACCGGATCACCCTCGAAATCGATTTCCCGCATTCGGATTCCAACTGGCCCAACTCGCGCAAGCGGGCCACCGAGGTGCTCGCCGAGGTGCCCGATGACGAGTGCGCACTGATCGTGGAGGACAACGCCCGTCGGATGCTGAACTTCCCCCGGACGGCTTAG
- a CDS encoding acyl-CoA synthetase codes for MDHTCPDPEPGREKLDEDDHDLLTFGEVSERLRVEIAAARTAVTELEAAGDTAGLEKARARLGALEAAVRRNTAQPINDANFEKFFGYPGTAKRNLPLQ; via the coding sequence GTGGATCACACCTGTCCAGACCCGGAGCCCGGGCGCGAAAAGCTCGACGAAGACGACCATGACCTGCTGACTTTCGGTGAGGTCTCCGAACGCCTGCGGGTGGAGATCGCCGCCGCCCGCACCGCGGTCACCGAGCTGGAGGCCGCCGGGGACACCGCGGGCCTGGAGAAAGCCCGCGCACGGTTGGGCGCGCTGGAAGCCGCGGTGCGCCGCAACACCGCCCAGCCCATCAACGACGCGAACTTCGAGAAGTTCTTCGGCTATCCCGGGACCGCCAAACGGAACCTGCCGCTGCAATGA